The Phormidium sp. PBR-2020 DNA segment CGTAGTTTCTGTCCTATCCATCCCTGCCATTGCTATATATCTATCTTCCATGTATATCAATGAATCTAATATGAGGTTTGGTCCATTTCCCGAATCGGACTGCTTCCTCATTGAACAGAGTCAAACCTATCAAAATATTCGCCAGAGGGTTAGAATGGCGGAATTTGCTTTAATTCGTTATCCAGAATCCAATAAAAATCCCGTTAAACTTTATAGTGTTGAAGCAAAATCTAGTAGCCCCCGTCCTAAAACACAACCGAATTTTGCTAATTTTATTGAGGAGATTCAGGCTAAGCTCACAAACGCCTTAGATTTAACCATTGCAACCTGTTTAAAACGCCACAGTACTTGGGAAGAGTTGCCGAAATCATTTAAAACCTTAGATTGGCAAAATGTCCGTTTTGTTTTAATTTTGGTTATCCAAGGTCATGAGAAGGATTGGCTTCCCGATTTACAAGATGCCCTGAACTATGCGTTGCAGTCAACTCGACAGATTTGGGGCGGTTCTGTGAAATCCGATGTCTTAGTTCTCAATGACCAATTTGCCCAAAAACACGGCTTAATCACACCGCCCAAGCCCAAAAATGTCAACTCCATCGGAAACTTAACGAAAAGCGATCGCCGGGTTTCAGAAACCTCTCCACAGCTTACCGCTCCCCGATGATGAATCAACCGTCATTCATCTGTTAAACTTCAGAAAGTCGATCGCCGACTCGTCTCGTCGCGATCGCACTCCTCAACCCCAACATTTTTTATGAACGCCGTCACAGCTGACAAACTGAAATTCTTTCTGGACATCGCCACCGAAGCCGCCATGCAAGGGGGCGCCGTCCTAAAATCCTATTGGGGGAAACTCGAAGGGGTCGAAGAAAAAGGACGTTCTGGGGATTTGGTGACCGTCGCCGATAAAGAATCCGAAGCCAAAGTCCTGGAGGTGTTGCAACGTCATAGCCCCGATTGTGGCGTCCTTGCCGAAGAATCTGGCGTGTTAGGAAATGCCGAGAGTCCCTTCCGCTGGGCCATTGACCCCCTCGATGGAACCACCAACTACGCCCATCAATATCCCATCTGTTCCGTCTCCATTGGCCTCCTCATCAATGGCGTTCCCGAAGTGGGGGTGGTGTATAACCCCATCCGGGAAGACCTCTTCCAAGCCGCCACAGAACTCGGGGCCACCTATAACCGCCAACCGATGCGAGTCTCCCAGACCAAAACCCTCGATCGCAGCCTATTGGTCACCGGATTCGCCTATGATCGACGAGAACGAGATGATAATAACTATGCCGAATTTTGCTACCTGACCCATCTGACTCAGGGAGTGCGTCGGGGCGGTTCCGCTTCCTTGGACTTGGCTGATGTGGCCTGTGGACGCATTGATGGCTATTGGGAACGGGGACTGTCAATTTGGGACTTAGCCGCAGGAATTGTCCTCGTTCGCGAAGCTGGGGGCGTTGTCACCGCCTATGACCAATCTCCCCTCGATTTGCCCTCCGGACGACTGTTAGCCACGAATGGCCATCTCCAGTCTGCCCTGAGCGATCGCCTCGCGGACGTCCAACCCCTCGGAGAACTTCCTGGAATTGGTCGCCTCAGTGAGCGATCGCCCGTCTAAGACCCCAACAACCACAGTAAAGTAGAAACAGTCGCGTCACTCGTATCCGGAAACTCCAGGAAACTCATTATCGGGGGGTGGTACGGTCGCGTTACTCGTATCAAAACACTTATCGCAAGGAGGTGGTGACGACACAATGTCGTTCTCTTTTGACTTCAACCGGGGCTTATTTACCCTCGACTTCAGCGATCATCATGCCATTCTTGGGGTGACCTTGGACGCCGAGGCTAAAGCCATTCGCAAACGCTATCTCAAAATTGCCCGCTGCTTACATCCCGATGTCTGTCAGGCGGACAATCGAGAGTTGGCCCAATCGATTCTCTCGAAACTGGTCAATCCCGCCTATAGTAAGTTCTCCAACGAGCGGGAAGCGTCCGACTATACCATCTTGCTGCGGATGCTGGCCAAACGCCTGCAACAGGAATATAGCAGTATCGAACTCCAGTCGGAGATCGCCAAAAGTCTCATGGAGACCGCTAACTATGAGGCTCTCTATCAGAAAGCGGTGAGCGAATTGGCCCAACAGCAATATCAAGATCTCAACCGCATGGAGCATTATGTGGGCGAACTGAGTGAGTTGAATTTGGTCTATCTCTACCGTCGGGAACAGCAAAACAAAGGCTGGGCCCAATCCTCCAAACGACCCTCCTCTAGTCCTGCTGCACCCCCAGCGCCCCCGCGTGCGTCCACCAACACCTTCGTGGAACAGTATCTGCAACGGGCGCGATCGCTCATGGAGCAGAAAAACTTTGCTCATGCTCGTAAGGAACTCCAGGATGCCCTTAAACTCGAACCTGAGAATAGCCGCTGTCATGGACTCATGGCCTTGGTCTACCTCAAACAAGAAGAGGTGCAACCGAGCAAGGTCAACCTAACGATGGCCAACTCTCACACCACCAAGGCCTTGAAACTCGATCCGAAAGAACCCGTGGCCCTAGAGGCCCGCAAAACCCTAACCCGGATGATGGCCCGGCCCACAACCGCTCAGACAAAACCTAAGACGAAACCCCCCAAAAAATCTGATAAAACTAAAACCAAATCAAAAAAATCAGATAAAGGGGGTGGTGGACTCTTTGGACTCTTTGGCAACAACAAAAAGTAAGTAACTCACAACAAAACCCAAAAACCCATGACGGTACACCAACCTCCCGCTGGGGCGCGGGATCTCCTGCCCCTCGATGTCACCCAGAAACAATGGATTGAACGGCGTTTGCAAGATGCTTTCCGCCGCTGGGGCTATCACCGCATCATTACCTCGACCCTAGAACGCCTCGATACTCTCATGGCAGGAGGGGCAATTGACCGCAGTACCGTTGTCCAGTTCCAAAATAACGACGATGAACTCCTGGGACTGCGGCCGGAACTCACCGCTTCGATTGCTCGGGCTGCGGTCAGTCGTCTTTCGGACTCTAGCTTCCCGCAACGACTCTACTACAATGCCAATGTGTTCCGCCGCAGTGGTAGTCAGGCTTATGGCCGCCAACAGGAGTTTTATCAGGCGGGGGTGGAACTGTTGGGGGCGAGTGGCCCGGTGGCCGATGCAGAGGTGTTGCTGTTGTTGGCTGACAGTTTAGCTCGCTTGGGCGTTGACGATGTGCAACTGGTGCTGGGGGAA contains these protein-coding regions:
- a CDS encoding inositol monophosphatase, translating into MNAVTADKLKFFLDIATEAAMQGGAVLKSYWGKLEGVEEKGRSGDLVTVADKESEAKVLEVLQRHSPDCGVLAEESGVLGNAESPFRWAIDPLDGTTNYAHQYPICSVSIGLLINGVPEVGVVYNPIREDLFQAATELGATYNRQPMRVSQTKTLDRSLLVTGFAYDRRERDDNNYAEFCYLTHLTQGVRRGGSASLDLADVACGRIDGYWERGLSIWDLAAGIVLVREAGGVVTAYDQSPLDLPSGRLLATNGHLQSALSDRLADVQPLGELPGIGRLSERSPV
- a CDS encoding DnaJ domain-containing protein — its product is MSFSFDFNRGLFTLDFSDHHAILGVTLDAEAKAIRKRYLKIARCLHPDVCQADNRELAQSILSKLVNPAYSKFSNEREASDYTILLRMLAKRLQQEYSSIELQSEIAKSLMETANYEALYQKAVSELAQQQYQDLNRMEHYVGELSELNLVYLYRREQQNKGWAQSSKRPSSSPAAPPAPPRASTNTFVEQYLQRARSLMEQKNFAHARKELQDALKLEPENSRCHGLMALVYLKQEEVQPSKVNLTMANSHTTKALKLDPKEPVALEARKTLTRMMARPTTAQTKPKTKPPKKSDKTKTKSKKSDKGGGGLFGLFGNNKK